A portion of the Salminus brasiliensis chromosome 9, fSalBra1.hap2, whole genome shotgun sequence genome contains these proteins:
- the hacd4 gene encoding very-long-chain (3R)-3-hydroxyacyl-CoA dehydratase 4, producing MNFGKAHRRPCPSDVSGRIWGEKSDSMFSSEMLDTEHSLHQGARDLRSSIGLAYLFLYYLLQFCGHTWIFTNMSARFLSFGCDALAGTFYFVGVVMCGCQLLSILELFHIADGLEESRLLSRFVQVMERNFLLFLIISQEEFQSQTIVCVLFYLWNMLDLLRYPYKLLRLISTPTFNMLWVRHTVFIPVYILCVIAEGVSILMALPYYESQGTYSVQLQTPVSVYVHFPYLLMAYLPLLAAGSGMTVRILLEERRQTLESWNKMMKIS from the exons ATGAACTTTGGGAAAGCCCACCGCCGGCCCTGCCCTTCTGACGTCAGCGGGAGAATCTGGGGGGAGAAGTCAGACTCGATGTTTTCTTCAGAAATGTTGGATACTGAGCACAGCCTCCACCAAGGAGCGAGGGATTTGAG GAGCAGTATTGGGCTGGCCTATCTGTTCTTGTACTATTTGCTACAGTTCTGTGGACACACATGGATCTTTACAAACATGTCTGCCAGATTTCTCTCATTCGGCTGCG ATGCTTTAGCTGGCACATTCTACTTTGTGGGAGTGGTGATGTGTGGGTGCCAGCTTTTATCAATACTGGAGCTTTTCCACATAGCAGACGGGCTTGAAGAGAGCAGACTCCTCTCTCGATTTGTCCAG GTGATGGAGAGAAATTTCCTATTATTCCTGATCATCAGCCAAGAGGAGTTTCAGAGTCAAACAatagtgtgtgtgctgttttatCTGTGGAATATGCTGGATCTGTTAAG ATACCCATACAAGCTGCTGCGCCTCATCAGCACTCCAACGTTCAATATGCTGTGGGTACGCCACACTGTCTTCATCCCAGTCTACATACTGTGTGTGATTGCAGAAG GAGTCAGTATTTTGATGGCACTGCCTTACTATGAGTCACAGGGGACATATTCGGTCCAGCTTCAAACACCTGTTTCTGTCTATGTACATTTTCCATATCTGCTAATGGCTTACCTTCCTCTGTTGGCAGCAG GCTCTGGCATGACGGTACGAATCTTACTGGAGGAAAGGAGACAGACTCTGGAGAGCTGGAATAAGATGATGAAGATAAGCTAA
- the fcer1g gene encoding high affinity immunoglobulin epsilon receptor subunit gamma: MKNPGFSFFSLVPLWMTFGSAAALDEPRICYILDAILFIYGVVLTVLYCRMKLQNERAQSSAYTKKDEAGEGVYEGLAPHAEDPYETIKMSKKNTKA; the protein is encoded by the exons ATGAAAAATCCTGGATTCTCCTTCTTTTCTCTTGTCCCGCTGTGGATGACCTTTGGCAGTGCTG ctgCTTTGGATGAGCCCAGAATCTGCTATATCCTGGATGCCATACTGTTTATCTATGGAGTTGTTTTAACTGTCCTTTACTGCAGAATGAAG TTACAGAACGAAAGAGCACAGAGCAGCGCTTACACAAAG aaaGATGAAGCAGGAGAGGGTGTTTATGAG ggcCTTGCACCTCATGCTGAAGACCCCTATGAGACCATCAAAATGAGCAAGAAGAACACCAAAGCATAG